In Sphingobacteriaceae bacterium, a single genomic region encodes these proteins:
- a CDS encoding type IX secretion system membrane protein PorP/SprF: MKKLSILIVIFFYGVSFFAQQDPQYNLYQFNQMIINPAYAGARDGVSIIGAVRQQWAGIDGAPRTICLSGHTPILNKKLGVGVTLFNDRLGPRDLTAIYGNIAYILKLSQKYKLSFGLNAGYNSYRFNFQELTFKTPETNSSTLQNQKAGELDLSGGTYLRSNKFFFGFSFSHVASSNVYQITTATGQLAYHPKTHLFLTAGRSFQLNENCIFAPTIMLRRVTEADIGNMDLNLNFFLLKKLWLGFFVRSDYGPGFLIQYYVSNRFRVGYSYDSGAGIRRSLGSSHEIMLGFDIPEVKSKVISPRFL; this comes from the coding sequence ATGAAAAAATTAAGTATTTTAATTGTAATATTTTTTTATGGTGTGTCGTTCTTTGCGCAACAAGACCCACAATATAATTTATATCAATTTAACCAAATGATAATTAATCCCGCTTATGCGGGGGCTCGTGACGGCGTTTCCATTATCGGGGCTGTTAGACAACAGTGGGCCGGCATTGATGGTGCGCCTAGGACAATTTGCCTTAGTGGACACACGCCTATTCTAAATAAAAAATTAGGCGTTGGTGTTACTCTATTCAATGATCGTTTGGGTCCAAGAGATTTAACTGCCATTTATGGCAACATAGCTTACATTTTAAAACTGAGTCAAAAATATAAATTGTCCTTTGGATTAAACGCCGGGTACAATAGTTACCGTTTTAATTTTCAGGAGCTAACCTTTAAAACACCTGAAACAAATTCATCAACTTTACAAAATCAAAAAGCAGGTGAATTGGATTTAAGCGGAGGAACCTATTTGCGCTCTAACAAATTTTTCTTTGGCTTTAGTTTTAGTCACGTGGCCAGCAGCAATGTTTATCAAATTACAACCGCTACCGGTCAATTGGCTTATCATCCCAAAACCCATTTGTTCTTAACAGCAGGACGATCGTTTCAATTAAATGAAAACTGTATTTTTGCTCCTACAATAATGTTAAGAAGAGTGACAGAAGCTGATATTGGAAATATGGATTTAAACTTAAATTTCTTTTTATTAAAAAAATTGTGGCTGGGATTCTTTGTAAGAAGTGATTACGGACCCGGATTTTTAATTCAATATTACGTTAGCAACAGATTCCGCGTTGGTTATAGTTACGACAGCGGCGCCGGAATCAGAAGATCGCTTGGTTCATCACATGAAATTATGTTGGGATTTGATATTCCTGAAGTTAAATCTAAAGTTATTTCACCGCGTTTCCTTTAA
- a CDS encoding gliding motility-associated C-terminal domain-containing protein, which yields MKNILIILLLGSGLFLNSQVFLPYSSKNVCLDKVVNISGGPVKPTKNLVVRDLNGDGFDDVVLADTLGERILVYANNTTGGFNQVTVAGIQTSNYNSLDAGDFDGDGDLDLAVSVGDSVRIYFNQSAFVFTQFGGFHYDSPSIYKDHPNYIKAGKFNNDNLDDIVILTSQVTGTLGHIALVYRNISSGLNNASFSLDYTTPPLNANLNFNKINRKDTINISIGNLDNDGNNTNEIVLANKADTNNVCVLQNVTSGPGALQFVVKNVNTANLIPFVSAKISVSKVEIIDVNNDGVNDLIALARAKTAGNTVLGFAFYNGATSAFNTYSLPSVPNTFQLPIVSSTPSNNILMPTDFKCGDINGDGYLDIIGINNNFLVVLMHGGPFTNSLIPFDANSLVVVGTGSLSLHSEEVNIGRFDNNLRTDIFIKPWKNPSGGIVGVIPNFSTKLGVTPISTTVCPGSPVALTALPSPSLLPNHTVDWYETPGNLLGSGNPYTVTTTGKFYPVLHFNFPSGVGTCSINARTMLDTVVITNKSTPVFSISNPKPEVCPDEKASVEASGNGSTYQYSWYDGINPIGSGSLFISPPINGSSVVTVVAFDPISTCTAANQFTITNFSISTEPLLVSKNPLCPGDSSIISFLGAQNYTWSTASGSIIATDVEGISVKPVTAENYSVNIIDENGCALKRFVSIQIDTDCKIKIYNTVTLNGDNNNDKFIIDNIGQFKRNNVTIFNRWGKVLFNESGYDNETVYWPKNKNLSGGTYFYLIDLGNGTPIKGWIELIK from the coding sequence ATGAAAAATATATTAATCATACTATTACTTGGCTCGGGATTATTCCTTAATTCGCAAGTCTTTCTTCCCTATTCATCTAAAAATGTTTGCTTAGATAAGGTGGTTAATATATCAGGGGGCCCGGTAAAACCAACAAAAAATTTGGTTGTTCGTGATTTGAACGGTGACGGCTTTGATGATGTTGTGCTTGCAGATACGCTTGGAGAGAGAATTCTTGTTTATGCCAATAACACAACAGGTGGATTTAACCAAGTGACAGTAGCAGGAATACAAACCAGTAATTATAATTCTTTAGATGCCGGAGATTTTGATGGGGATGGGGATTTGGATCTGGCCGTAAGTGTAGGTGACAGTGTTCGTATTTATTTTAACCAATCTGCATTTGTTTTTACCCAGTTTGGAGGTTTTCATTACGATTCACCGAGTATTTATAAAGATCATCCCAATTATATTAAAGCCGGGAAATTTAATAATGATAATTTGGATGATATTGTTATACTTACTTCACAAGTTACAGGAACACTTGGTCACATAGCCCTTGTATACAGAAATATTTCTAGTGGTCTAAACAATGCCAGTTTTAGCTTAGATTATACCACTCCACCACTAAATGCCAATCTTAATTTCAATAAAATTAATAGAAAAGATACGATTAATATTTCCATCGGGAATCTTGATAACGACGGAAATAACACCAATGAAATAGTGTTAGCCAACAAGGCCGACACAAATAATGTTTGTGTTTTACAAAATGTCACTTCCGGACCAGGAGCCTTACAATTCGTAGTTAAAAATGTAAATACCGCCAACTTAATACCTTTTGTGAGTGCAAAAATCAGTGTTTCAAAAGTTGAAATTATCGATGTAAATAATGATGGCGTTAACGATTTGATAGCACTTGCTAGAGCAAAAACTGCAGGCAATACGGTATTAGGCTTTGCTTTTTATAATGGGGCAACTTCTGCTTTTAATACCTATTCCCTACCTTCTGTTCCTAATACTTTTCAATTACCTATAGTCTCCTCTACTCCAAGCAATAATATTTTAATGCCTACTGATTTTAAGTGTGGTGATATTAACGGAGATGGTTACCTAGACATTATTGGTATTAATAACAACTTCCTGGTTGTTTTAATGCATGGCGGACCGTTTACTAATTCATTAATTCCTTTTGATGCAAATTCTCTTGTTGTTGTTGGTACCGGAAGTTTATCATTACATTCAGAAGAAGTTAACATTGGAAGATTTGATAATAATTTAAGAACCGATATATTTATAAAACCTTGGAAAAATCCTTCCGGCGGAATTGTTGGTGTAATTCCAAATTTCTCCACAAAGCTTGGCGTTACTCCAATTAGCACAACCGTTTGTCCGGGATCTCCTGTTGCTTTAACAGCATTACCTTCACCTTCTCTTCTACCCAATCATACTGTGGATTGGTATGAAACACCCGGAAATTTATTAGGTTCTGGCAATCCATATACTGTTACCACAACCGGAAAATTTTATCCGGTTTTACATTTTAATTTCCCTTCCGGTGTAGGAACTTGTTCAATCAACGCACGAACTATGTTGGACACTGTAGTTATCACCAATAAATCAACTCCTGTTTTTAGCATTTCAAATCCTAAACCGGAAGTTTGTCCGGATGAAAAAGCCAGTGTTGAAGCCAGTGGAAATGGATCCACCTATCAATACAGTTGGTACGATGGCATTAATCCAATAGGCTCAGGTTCCTTATTTATTTCTCCTCCAATTAACGGCTCAAGTGTTGTAACCGTTGTTGCATTCGATCCTATTAGCACCTGTACGGCCGCCAATCAGTTTACCATAACTAACTTCTCTATTTCCACTGAACCTTTGCTGGTTTCTAAAAATCCTTTATGTCCCGGCGACTCGTCTATCATTTCCTTTTTAGGCGCACAAAATTATACATGGTCTACCGCCAGTGGTTCAATAATTGCTACCGATGTGGAAGGCATTTCTGTAAAACCGGTTACTGCAGAAAATTATAGTGTAAATATTATTGATGAAAATGGCTGTGCTCTTAAACGTTTTGTGAGTATTCAAATTGATACGGATTGTAAAATAAAAATATACAACACTGTTACCTTAAACGGAGATAATAACAATGATAAATTTATAATTGATAACATTGGACAATTTAAACGCAATAACGTTACCATTTTTAATCGATGGGGAAAGGTATTATTTAACGAATCAGGATACGATAATGAAACGGTTTATTGGCCAAAAAATAAAAATCTTTCCGGAGGAACTTATTTCTACTTGATTGATTTAGGAAACGGAACCCCAATTAAAGGATGGATTGAATTAATAAAATAA
- a CDS encoding gliding motility-associated C-terminal domain-containing protein has product MRYLFYILTLSTLLVNSQTVTPQVINSAGKHYTTAVNGIYITDNIGEPFTQTQGPNNNILLTEGFLQPFYFSPLIAGNIIKNNLSCSDKNDGKIKIELNTSLTNYSVKYIWTPNSVCPDSTCAEVDSLKAGNYNIKIQIKYAYNGIAKTDTLNQFNETIEDLNGPCKIKIYTGVSLNADGINDQWVIDNIEEFPNNKIQIYTRWGKQVFNTENYKNGVNAWPEKDNSKSYTSGTYFYVIDLGDGSAVLKGWLELINN; this is encoded by the coding sequence ATGAGATATTTATTTTACATATTAACTCTTTCTACGCTGCTTGTTAATTCACAAACAGTGACTCCACAAGTAATAAATTCGGCCGGTAAACATTACACCACTGCTGTAAACGGAATTTATATAACAGATAATATAGGAGAACCTTTTACACAAACACAAGGGCCAAATAATAATATTCTTTTAACCGAAGGATTTTTACAACCTTTTTATTTTTCTCCATTAATTGCCGGAAATATTATTAAAAATAATTTATCCTGTTCTGACAAAAATGATGGTAAAATTAAAATTGAACTGAACACAAGTCTTACTAACTATTCAGTTAAATACATTTGGACACCTAATTCCGTATGTCCGGATAGTACTTGTGCTGAAGTGGATAGCTTAAAGGCCGGAAATTATAATATTAAAATTCAAATCAAATACGCTTATAATGGCATAGCAAAAACTGATACACTCAATCAATTTAACGAAACTATTGAAGATTTAAACGGACCTTGTAAAATTAAAATTTATACCGGTGTATCCTTAAACGCCGATGGCATAAACGATCAGTGGGTAATTGACAACATTGAAGAATTTCCAAATAATAAAATTCAGATTTACACACGTTGGGGTAAACAAGTATTTAATACCGAAAATTATAAAAATGGCGTAAATGCGTGGCCCGAAAAAGATAATTCCAAATCATACACTTCAGGAACTTACTTTTATGTTATCGATTTGGGTGATGGAAGCGCAGTGTTAAAAGGTTGGCTTGAATTAATCAATAATTAA
- the clpB gene encoding ATP-dependent chaperone ClpB, translating to MNLNNYTIKSQEAIQQAVQITTTEGQQAIETAHLLKGILEVDENVTPYILKKLNVNLSTFSKMVDSIIKSYPKVSGGQPHLSNACNQALAKAAASLKEYKDEYISIEHLLIGLINAGDSVANMMKDAGLKEKDVKAAITELRKGERVTSQSQEETYNSLNKYAINLNAQASNGKLDPVIGRDEEIRRVLQILSRRTKNNPILVGEPGVGKTAIAEGLAHRIINGDVPENLKSKQVFSLDMGALIAGAKYKGEFEERLKSVVKEVISSEGEIILFIDEIHTLVGAGGGGEGAMDAANILKPALARGELRAIGATTLNEYQKYFEKDKALERRFQKVMVEEPDTEDSISILRGIKEKYETHHKVRIKDEAIIAAVELSQRYISDRFLPDKAIDLMDEAASKLRMQINSMPIELDEVERKIMQLEIEREAMKRENESKKVDELNREIANLQEERNALKAKWNAEKEVIEGVQKIKMEIEDLKLQANNFEKQGDYGKVAEIRYGKIKDSEAKLTEFENKLSEAKKSGSQLVKEEVDSEDIAAVISAWTGIPLHRMLQSEKEKLLLLEDELHHRVVGQQEAIESIADAVRRSRAGLQDNKKPIGSFIFLGTTGVGKTELAKALAEFLFNNENAMTRIDMSEYQERHAVSRLIGAPPGYVGFDEGGQLTEAVRRRPYSVILLDEIEKAHPDVFNILLQVLDDGRLTDNKGRVVNFKNTIIIMTSNMGAGIIQENFEKLTEKNKETILAKTKSEVFDVLKKSIRPEFLNRIDEIIMFEPLSREHVTDIVKIQFENIKKRLKEQNISLQITPQAVEWLAQLGYDPQFGARPVKRVIQKQILNELSKQILAGKVNRDKDITIDMERNSFIFRN from the coding sequence ATGAATCTAAATAATTATACCATAAAATCGCAGGAAGCGATACAACAGGCGGTTCAAATTACCACAACAGAGGGTCAACAAGCTATTGAAACCGCTCATCTTTTAAAGGGAATATTGGAGGTAGATGAAAATGTAACGCCATATATTCTTAAAAAATTGAACGTTAACCTTTCTACCTTTAGTAAGATGGTAGATAGCATTATTAAATCTTATCCAAAAGTAAGTGGTGGGCAACCCCATTTGTCTAATGCATGCAATCAAGCCTTAGCTAAAGCTGCCGCCAGTTTAAAAGAATACAAAGATGAATATATTTCTATAGAGCATTTATTGATAGGTTTAATTAATGCGGGTGATAGTGTAGCCAATATGATGAAAGACGCAGGCCTAAAAGAAAAAGATGTAAAAGCAGCAATAACCGAATTGAGAAAAGGAGAAAGGGTAACGAGTCAATCTCAGGAAGAAACTTATAATTCTTTAAATAAATATGCAATTAATTTAAATGCACAGGCTAGTAACGGCAAACTGGACCCCGTTATAGGACGTGACGAAGAAATAAGAAGAGTTTTGCAAATATTATCAAGGCGAACAAAAAATAATCCGATTTTGGTGGGTGAACCCGGCGTTGGAAAAACTGCCATTGCCGAAGGTTTGGCTCATCGAATTATTAACGGAGATGTGCCTGAAAATTTAAAAAGCAAACAGGTTTTTTCGTTGGATATGGGTGCATTAATTGCAGGAGCAAAGTATAAAGGAGAATTTGAAGAAAGATTAAAATCTGTGGTGAAAGAAGTTATTTCCAGCGAAGGAGAAATTATTTTGTTTATTGATGAAATTCATACATTGGTTGGTGCAGGCGGAGGCGGTGAAGGAGCAATGGATGCAGCCAATATTTTAAAACCAGCACTTGCACGTGGAGAATTAAGAGCAATTGGAGCAACCACGTTAAATGAATATCAAAAGTATTTTGAAAAAGATAAGGCCTTAGAACGTAGATTTCAGAAAGTAATGGTGGAAGAGCCGGATACGGAAGATTCAATTTCTATTCTTCGTGGTATTAAAGAAAAATATGAAACACATCACAAAGTTAGAATTAAAGATGAAGCTATTATTGCCGCCGTTGAACTAAGTCAGCGTTATATAAGTGATCGATTTTTACCGGATAAAGCAATCGATCTTATGGATGAAGCCGCTTCCAAACTTCGCATGCAAATAAACTCTATGCCTATTGAATTAGATGAAGTAGAAAGAAAAATAATGCAATTAGAAATTGAAAGAGAAGCCATGAAGCGTGAGAACGAATCGAAAAAAGTGGATGAACTAAATCGCGAAATTGCCAATTTACAGGAAGAAAGAAATGCATTAAAGGCAAAATGGAATGCCGAAAAAGAAGTAATTGAAGGCGTGCAGAAAATAAAAATGGAAATTGAAGATCTTAAATTACAAGCTAACAACTTTGAAAAACAAGGAGATTATGGTAAAGTTGCTGAAATTCGTTATGGTAAAATAAAAGATTCAGAAGCCAAGCTGACTGAATTCGAAAACAAATTAAGTGAAGCTAAAAAAAGTGGCTCTCAATTGGTAAAAGAAGAAGTAGATAGTGAAGACATTGCCGCTGTAATCAGCGCATGGACCGGAATTCCTCTTCACCGTATGTTACAAAGTGAAAAAGAAAAACTTTTGTTGCTGGAAGATGAATTGCATCATAGAGTAGTAGGGCAACAAGAAGCCATTGAAAGTATTGCCGACGCAGTAAGAAGAAGTCGCGCCGGATTACAAGACAATAAAAAACCGATTGGATCATTTATTTTTTTAGGAACTACCGGAGTTGGAAAAACCGAATTGGCAAAAGCCCTCGCAGAATTTTTATTCAACAATGAAAATGCAATGACCCGAATTGATATGAGTGAATACCAAGAGCGACATGCGGTGAGCAGATTAATAGGTGCACCTCCGGGTTATGTTGGATTTGATGAAGGCGGCCAACTGACTGAAGCCGTGAGAAGGAGACCTTATAGTGTTATTTTACTAGATGAAATTGAAAAAGCACACCCGGATGTTTTCAATATACTTTTGCAAGTATTAGATGATGGTCGATTAACCGATAACAAAGGTAGAGTTGTGAATTTCAAAAACACCATCATTATCATGACCAGTAATATGGGCGCCGGAATAATACAGGAAAACTTTGAAAAATTAACAGAGAAAAATAAGGAAACAATATTGGCAAAGACTAAATCGGAAGTGTTTGATGTTTTAAAAAAATCAATTCGTCCGGAGTTTTTAAATAGAATAGATGAAATTATTATGTTTGAACCTTTATCTCGTGAACATGTAACGGACATTGTGAAAATTCAATTTGAAAACATCAAAAAAAGATTGAAAGAACAAAACATAAGTCTTCAAATTACACCCCAGGCGGTTGAATGGTTAGCTCAGTTAGGTTATGACCCACAATTTGGAGCGCGTCCCGTGAAAAGAGTAATTCAAAAACAAATTTTAAACGAGCTTTCTAAACAAATACTTGCCGGTAAGGTAAACCGGGATAAAGATATTACCATTGATATGGAGCGCAACAGCTTTATTTTCAGGAATTAA
- a CDS encoding tetratricopeptide repeat protein, which yields MKKLIFLAEKYQKLNIRDSALNAYHKSFIIAEKNKRLKDMALIYAMKGNYLRNLSDFLASNQAYSVALKYCELEGDKRSTSYALNYIASNFDDLGELNLALEYFMKSLKIKEELSDKKGISTTYNGLGSLFMNKKSYDKAIFYYSESLKIKEELKDKKGMAISLNNLGNAHSAKKEFDKAFEYYLKAMKLKEEAGDKRNLTSSYANLGVIYKERGEYDKALEYYQKAINNDVEHHITSGLVGAYSNIVNVYLIQNKTKEAKETIEIAAKIANQSGTKADKIFLEETRMRLDTTLGNFKDAFFHQSEAYALEKSVIKQQNSQSVAELLTKYESQKKEQQIELLNKDKALQIAELDKQNAILQKNQQNLRLLEHENKINEMDLMRQKEELEKKNILAENQEKNIALLNKDKALTEALSKQNEIQLKQQRNVLYFVSGGAILIFILLGVSYRGYIQKKKNNLVLAEQKREVEQQKALVEAKQKEILDSIKYARRIQTSLMPTEKFISKYLENKT from the coding sequence ATGAAGAAATTAATTTTTTTAGCTGAAAAATACCAAAAACTAAATATTAGAGACTCTGCATTAAACGCTTATCATAAATCTTTCATTATTGCCGAAAAGAATAAACGATTAAAAGACATGGCATTAATTTACGCGATGAAAGGAAATTATTTAAGAAATTTAAGCGATTTTTTAGCTTCAAATCAAGCATACAGTGTAGCGTTAAAGTATTGTGAATTAGAAGGTGATAAAAGATCAACATCCTACGCATTAAATTATATCGCATCAAATTTTGATGATTTGGGTGAATTAAACTTAGCTTTAGAATATTTCATGAAATCCTTGAAAATTAAAGAAGAATTGAGTGATAAAAAAGGAATATCAACTACTTACAACGGACTTGGCAGTTTATTCATGAATAAAAAAAGTTATGATAAAGCAATATTCTATTACTCTGAATCATTAAAAATTAAAGAAGAGTTAAAAGACAAAAAAGGCATGGCCATATCATTAAATAATTTAGGCAATGCACATTCTGCGAAAAAAGAATTTGATAAAGCATTTGAATACTATTTAAAAGCGATGAAACTAAAAGAAGAAGCAGGCGACAAGCGAAACTTAACTTCTTCATACGCAAATCTAGGGGTTATTTATAAAGAACGGGGTGAATACGATAAAGCACTTGAATATTATCAAAAGGCTATAAATAACGACGTGGAACATCACATTACATCCGGTTTAGTTGGCGCTTATTCAAATATTGTTAATGTTTACCTGATTCAAAACAAAACCAAGGAAGCAAAAGAAACCATAGAAATTGCCGCAAAAATTGCTAATCAAAGCGGCACAAAAGCTGATAAAATTTTCTTAGAGGAAACCAGGATGAGGTTAGATACCACTTTAGGAAACTTTAAGGATGCATTTTTTCATCAATCAGAAGCTTATGCTTTGGAGAAAAGTGTTATAAAACAACAAAACTCTCAAAGTGTTGCTGAATTACTCACCAAATATGAAAGTCAGAAAAAGGAACAACAAATTGAATTATTGAATAAAGACAAAGCACTGCAAATTGCAGAACTCGATAAACAAAATGCAATTCTTCAAAAAAATCAACAAAACCTGCGTTTACTTGAACATGAAAATAAGATCAATGAAATGGATTTAATGCGCCAAAAAGAAGAGCTTGAAAAGAAAAATATACTGGCGGAAAATCAAGAGAAAAATATTGCATTACTAAATAAAGATAAGGCCTTAACCGAAGCGCTTAGTAAACAAAATGAAATTCAACTAAAACAACAACGTAATGTGCTTTATTTCGTAAGCGGCGGGGCCATACTTATCTTCATTTTACTCGGAGTTTCTTACAGAGGTTATATTCAGAAAAAGAAAAACAATCTGGTTTTAGCTGAACAAAAACGAGAAGTAGAGCAACAAAAAGCATTAGTCGAAGCTAAACAAAAAGAAATATTAGACAGCATTAAGTATGCCCGAAGAATTCAAACTTCTTTAATGCCCACTGAAAAGTTTATTTCCAAATATCTCGAAAATAAAACTTAA
- the recR gene encoding recombination protein RecR, with amino-acid sequence MEFSSKIIEQAVEAFAQLPGVGKKTALRYVLHLVKQDVKNTQALSAIIQSLKQDLKYCTNCHNISENNLCLICANTSRDSSIICVVQDYRDVIAIENTSLFKGQYHVLGGLISPIDGIGPSNLNIETLVEKLASGNVKEIILALNANMEGETTSFYIFKKIAPYPVRLSTIARGISVGDELEYADEVTLGRSIQNRIPFDSLLKK; translated from the coding sequence GTGGAATTCAGTTCTAAAATAATTGAACAAGCCGTTGAAGCATTTGCTCAATTGCCTGGCGTAGGCAAAAAAACAGCCTTGCGCTATGTTTTACATTTGGTAAAACAAGATGTGAAGAATACACAAGCCTTAAGCGCTATTATACAAAGCTTAAAACAAGATTTAAAGTACTGCACCAATTGCCACAATATTTCAGAAAATAATTTGTGTTTAATATGTGCGAATACATCTCGTGATTCCTCTATCATTTGTGTAGTTCAAGATTATCGCGATGTTATTGCCATTGAAAACACCTCTTTATTTAAAGGACAATACCATGTATTAGGCGGATTGATTTCACCTATAGACGGGATTGGACCATCTAACTTAAATATCGAAACCTTAGTAGAAAAATTAGCATCCGGAAATGTTAAGGAAATAATTCTTGCACTCAATGCAAACATGGAAGGAGAAACCACCTCTTTTTATATTTTCAAAAAAATCGCACCCTATCCGGTTCGGTTAAGCACAATTGCACGAGGAATATCAGTTGGAGATGAATTAGAATACGCCGACGAGGTTACACTAGGTCGATCTATTCAAAACAGAATTCCATTTGACTCTTTATTGAAAAAGTAA
- a CDS encoding sodium:solute symporter: MPPYLVISFILLYFLFLLGIGWLTSRKGNAGSYFIGNRQSAWYLVAFGMIGDSLSGVTYISVPGAIGYNHFSYLQLVFGYFAGYFIISHVLLPIYYKLQLVSIYEYLNGRFGRTTQKTGSIFFIISRLLGAAGRLYLAASVIQTFVFDQFTDIKIPFSLSVFIILILMLLYTYKGGIKTLVYTDTFQSLFLVLGVVLSIAVIVSKMDIGLWEATKGVFDSDYSKTFFFDFQKSNFILKEFIGGAFIAVAMTGLDQNMMQKNLSCRSLKEAKKNIFWFSVVMVIVNVFFLSLGVLIYQYYAHAGIDLPINADTGKVITDRVFPNLALNHMGAWAGLVFIVGLTAATFSSADSVLTTLTTSAYIDILEWDKDTKMSDKTKQQKRILIHIGFTLLLWIIIILFDALNQKAIIDTVLMIAGYTYGPLLALFGLGLFTKLDFKDKMIPIACIAGPLICYAIKQFTASNTTGYQIGNELILINAIITGLCLLAFTKKPSV, encoded by the coding sequence ATTCCTCCGTACCTGGTTATATCCTTCATTCTGTTATACTTTTTATTTTTATTGGGTATAGGATGGCTTACCTCTAGAAAAGGCAACGCCGGTTCGTACTTTATTGGGAATCGTCAGTCTGCCTGGTATTTAGTAGCATTTGGTATGATTGGTGATTCTTTAAGTGGAGTTACCTATATTTCCGTTCCGGGTGCCATTGGGTACAATCATTTTTCGTATCTGCAACTTGTATTTGGTTATTTTGCAGGTTATTTTATCATCAGTCATGTTTTACTTCCGATTTATTATAAACTGCAATTAGTTTCTATTTATGAATACCTAAATGGAAGATTTGGAAGAACTACCCAAAAAACCGGAAGTATTTTTTTTATTATTTCCCGTTTACTAGGTGCGGCCGGTCGATTATATTTGGCAGCCAGTGTAATTCAAACTTTTGTTTTTGATCAATTTACTGATATTAAAATTCCATTTTCTTTAAGTGTGTTTATCATTTTAATTTTAATGTTGTTGTACACCTATAAGGGAGGAATTAAAACGCTGGTTTATACTGATACCTTTCAATCCTTATTTTTAGTTTTGGGTGTTGTTTTATCGATAGCTGTAATTGTGAGTAAAATGGACATTGGGTTATGGGAGGCGACAAAAGGTGTTTTTGATTCGGATTATTCTAAAACTTTCTTTTTTGATTTTCAAAAGTCTAATTTCATTTTAAAAGAATTTATTGGTGGGGCATTTATAGCAGTTGCGATGACGGGCTTGGATCAAAATATGATGCAGAAAAATTTAAGTTGCCGATCGCTGAAGGAGGCTAAAAAAAATATATTTTGGTTTAGCGTAGTAATGGTAATTGTGAATGTGTTTTTTCTTTCACTGGGTGTTTTAATTTATCAGTATTATGCTCACGCCGGCATTGATTTACCGATAAATGCTGATACCGGAAAAGTTATAACTGATCGCGTTTTTCCGAATTTAGCGTTAAATCATATGGGAGCTTGGGCAGGTTTGGTATTTATTGTGGGATTAACTGCCGCAACTTTTAGCAGTGCCGATAGTGTATTAACTACCCTCACAACATCTGCATACATTGATATATTGGAGTGGGACAAAGACACAAAAATGTCGGATAAAACCAAACAACAAAAACGAATATTAATTCATATTGGATTTACACTTTTATTGTGGATTATTATAATATTATTTGATGCCTTAAATCAAAAGGCGATTATTGATACGGTACTGATGATTGCCGGTTATACATACGGACCCTTATTGGCTTTATTCGGTTTGGGATTATTCACCAAATTAGATTTTAAAGACAAGATGATTCCGATTGCTTGTATTGCCGGCCCGTTAATTTGTTATGCAATTAAGCAGTTTACTGCTTCAAATACAACTGGCTATCAAATAGGCAATGAATTGATATTGATAAACGCAATAATTACCGGGTTGTGTTTATTAGCTTTTACTAAAAAGCCGAGTGTTTAA